A genomic segment from Aegilops tauschii subsp. strangulata cultivar AL8/78 chromosome 1, Aet v6.0, whole genome shotgun sequence encodes:
- the LOC109751294 gene encoding peroxidase 1, translating into MACRAATMVAVLLAAVAATCARAQLHDKFYSESCPSVEDVVRKEMVRALSLAPNLAGPLLRMHFHDCFVRGCDGSVLLDSANKTAEKDAQPNQTLRGFGFVERVKAAVEKACPDTVSCADILALIARDAVWLSKGPFWTVPLGRRDGSVSISNETDALPPPTSNFTVLTQLFAAVNLDAKDLVVLSAGHTIGTSHCFSFSDRLYNFTGMENPSDIDPTLEPQYMMRLKSKCASLNDNTTLVEMDPGSFKTFDTDYFKLVSKRRGLFHSDGALLTDPFTRAYVQRHATGAFKDEFFADFAASMIKMGNANQLTGSQGEIRKKCSVVNH; encoded by the exons ATGGCGTGCAGGGCTGCGACGATGGTGGCGGTGCTGCtcgcggcggtggcggcgacgtGCGCGCGGGCGCAGCTGCACGACAAGTTCTACAGCGAGTCGTGCCCCAGCGTGGAGGACGTCGTGAGGAAGGAGATGGTGAGGGCGCTGTCACTGGCGCCCAACCTCGCCGGGCCGCTCCTCCGGATGCACTTCCACGACTGCTTCGTCAGG GGATGCGACGGCTCGGTTCTGCTGGACTCGGCCAACAAGACGGCGGAGAAGGATGCGCAGCCGAACCAGACGCTGCGAGGGTTCGGCTTTGTCGAGagggtgaaggccgcggtggagAAGGCCTGCCCCGACACCGTCTCCTGCGCCGACATCCTCGCCCTCATTGCTAGGGACGCAGTATGGCTG AGCAAGGGTCCATTCTGGACAGTTCCTCTCGGCCGGCGAGACGGCAGCGTGTCCATTTCCAACGAGACCGACGCTCTGCCACCCCCGACCTCCAACTTCACCGTGCTCACCCAGCTCTTCGCCGCCGTGAACCTCGACGCAAAGGACCTTGTCGTCTTGTCCGCCGGGCACACCATCGGGACGTCGCACTGCTTCTCCTTCTCCGACCGGCTCTACAACTTCACCGGCATGGAGAACCCCAGCGACATCGACCCCACTCTGGAGCCGCAGTACATGATGCGGCTAAAGAGTAAGTGTGCCAGCCTCAACGACAACACCACCCTCGTGGAGATGGACCCCGGCAGCTTCAAGACCTTCGACACCGACTACTTCAAGCTGGTGAGCAAGCGGAGGGGCCTCTTCCACTCCGACGGCGCCCTCCTCACCGACCCCTTCACCCGTGCCTACGTCCAGCGCCATGCCACCGGCGCCTTCAAGGACGAGTTCTTCGCCGACTTCGCCGCCTCCATGATCAAGATGGGCAACGCCAACCAGCTCACCGGAAGCCAAGGTGAGATCAGGAAGAAGTGCAGCGTGGTCAACCATTAA